A stretch of the Porifericola rhodea genome encodes the following:
- a CDS encoding cellulose synthase family protein: MEILIAIGYLLCLLFIFLFSLGQLHLSWHYLRQLSEKNNKVSSPPAEWPAVTIQLPIYNEQYVVERLIDAVTQVDYPADRLEIQVLDDSTDETVQMLARKIATYQQAGVNIQHIRRKERKGFKAGALAYGLEIAKGEFIAIFDADFLPAPDFLKKTVPHFAEDKVGVVQTRWGHVNKNYSLLTRLQAFGLDGHFTIEQGGRSHAGSFINFNGTGGVWRKACIYQAGGWSDDTLTEDLDLSYRAQMKGWEFVYLEDVEAPAELPIFMPAIKSQQFRWNKGAAECARKHLSHIFQNHPQRKMRWVNRAHAIMHLFNSSVFLFLLLGAILSVPMLLIKQHHPYLNTFFKLGAVFVLGFFSIGAFYWIATIRTVKHGRLLYFVKHYPLFLVITMGLSLHNALAVAEGLLGFKSPFLRTPKFNVTNTKDKPSRNVYLHHKVSPITWLEVLLALYFVFGIVSAFFVADYGMLLFHTMLALGFGAVALYSFTAPKHA, encoded by the coding sequence ATGGAAATCCTTATCGCGATAGGATATTTACTCTGTCTGTTATTTATCTTTCTTTTCAGTTTAGGACAATTACATCTGAGCTGGCACTACTTGCGACAGTTGTCAGAAAAAAATAATAAAGTATCTTCTCCCCCTGCCGAATGGCCGGCTGTTACCATACAGTTACCTATTTACAATGAGCAGTACGTAGTTGAGCGCCTGATTGATGCGGTAACACAAGTAGATTATCCGGCAGACCGACTGGAAATACAGGTTTTAGACGACTCAACTGACGAAACGGTACAAATGCTTGCCCGCAAGATAGCTACTTATCAGCAGGCGGGGGTTAACATACAGCATATACGCCGTAAGGAGCGTAAGGGCTTTAAGGCCGGTGCTTTAGCCTATGGTCTGGAGATAGCAAAAGGAGAGTTTATCGCCATATTTGACGCAGATTTTTTGCCTGCTCCCGACTTCCTGAAAAAGACAGTCCCTCATTTTGCAGAAGATAAGGTAGGAGTAGTGCAGACCCGCTGGGGACATGTAAATAAAAATTATTCTCTACTTACTCGCTTGCAGGCTTTTGGGCTGGATGGACATTTTACCATAGAGCAGGGCGGTAGAAGCCATGCAGGTAGCTTTATCAACTTCAACGGAACAGGTGGGGTATGGCGCAAAGCATGCATTTACCAGGCAGGGGGGTGGTCAGATGATACCCTTACCGAAGACCTGGATTTAAGTTACCGTGCTCAGATGAAAGGCTGGGAGTTTGTGTACCTGGAGGATGTAGAAGCTCCGGCAGAACTCCCTATATTTATGCCCGCTATTAAATCGCAACAATTTCGCTGGAACAAAGGAGCTGCGGAGTGTGCTAGAAAGCACTTGAGTCACATTTTTCAGAATCACCCACAGCGGAAGATGCGATGGGTAAACCGCGCTCACGCAATTATGCACCTTTTTAACTCTTCAGTTTTTTTATTTCTCCTATTAGGAGCCATTCTTAGCGTACCTATGCTGCTTATTAAACAGCACCATCCTTACCTAAATACCTTTTTTAAGTTAGGAGCTGTATTTGTATTAGGCTTTTTCTCTATTGGTGCATTCTACTGGATTGCTACTATCAGAACAGTTAAGCATGGCAGGCTGCTCTATTTTGTAAAGCACTACCCTCTTTTCTTAGTCATCACCATGGGGTTATCATTACATAATGCTCTGGCTGTGGCTGAAGGCTTATTAGGGTTTAAATCTCCCTTTTTAAGGACTCCTAAATTTAATGTGACAAATACAAAAGATAAGCCTAGCAGAAATGTCTACTTACATCATAAGGTAAGCCCTATTACCTGGCTGGAAGTACTATTGGCATTGTACTTTGTGTTTGGTATTGTATCGGCATTCTTTGTAGCAGATTATGGTATGTTACTTTTCCATACTATGTTAGCTTTAGGCTTTGGAGCTGTAGCCTTGTACTCGTTCACCGCACCTAAGCATGCCTGA
- a CDS encoding glycosyltransferase family 2 protein, whose protein sequence is MDKNIKVIIPAFNEQNSIVKVIQDIPKEWVSEIVVVNNNSKDDTEKAAAEAGAKVLSEKRQGYGYACLKGIDYVSQQKPQPDIVIFMDADYSDYPEELPKLVQPILEDSMELVIGSRAIGERERGAMTPQQLFGNWLATRLLKLFYGANFTDLGPFRAVSWEALQKINMQDKTYGWTVEMQLKAAKLGLRSTEVAVNYRKRREGVSKVSGTLKGTILAGYKIIWTIFKYR, encoded by the coding sequence ATGGATAAAAATATCAAGGTAATCATCCCCGCGTTTAACGAGCAAAATTCAATTGTTAAAGTCATTCAAGACATTCCTAAAGAGTGGGTTAGCGAAATAGTAGTGGTAAACAATAATTCAAAGGATGATACCGAGAAAGCTGCTGCCGAAGCCGGAGCAAAAGTGTTAAGTGAAAAACGACAGGGCTATGGTTACGCTTGCCTTAAAGGAATAGATTATGTAAGCCAGCAAAAGCCACAGCCAGATATCGTAATCTTTATGGATGCCGATTATTCGGACTATCCTGAAGAACTGCCTAAACTGGTGCAACCTATTTTAGAAGATAGCATGGAACTGGTAATAGGCTCCCGGGCGATAGGAGAGCGTGAACGTGGGGCCATGACCCCCCAACAGCTGTTTGGTAACTGGTTGGCTACGCGCTTGCTAAAACTGTTTTATGGGGCTAATTTTACGGATTTAGGACCATTCAGAGCTGTAAGCTGGGAAGCTCTACAAAAAATTAATATGCAGGACAAAACCTATGGCTGGACTGTAGAGATGCAGCTTAAAGCAGCCAAGCTAGGTTTGCGTTCTACAGAAGTAGCTGTAAACTACCGTAAACGTAGAGAGGGAGTTTCTAAGGTTTCTGGTACGTTAAAAGGCACTATATTAGCAGGCTATAAAATTATCTGGACCATCTTCAAGTACCGTTAG
- a CDS encoding endonuclease MutS2, whose amino-acid sequence MLYPNNLENKIGFDTVRELLKSHCSSSLGTAYVDKMKFSDDYTLISKLLAQTEEFRQILLQEESFPSSNYIDVNAHLNKAKTPGTFLTEEEFHDLQLSLDTIFRCLKFFEDDEENEYPELKKLGDFISLDKNLLNSIRKIIDEKGHMRNNASKELLNIRRMLQSEQVRLRKVLDQILRQARQQGYTPEDASLTVRGGRMVIPVLAEYKRKIKGFVHDESATGQTVFLEPAEVLEVNNEIRDLEYQERREIVRILISLTDELRPHIRALQSAYNFLGMIDFIRAKARFALRFDASCPILEKKNQLEWYNARHSLLQMTLEQQGRKIVPLNIRLDAEQRILIISGPNAGGKSVCLKTVAMLQYMLQCGMLLPMDDHSRVGIFKSIFIDIGDEQSLENDLSTYSSHLTNMEHFLKFTDKRSLILIDEFGTGTEPQFGGAIAEAILEKLNELRAYGVITTHYTNLKQFANEANGVINGAMRFDSDKLEPLFQLEIGKPGSSFALEIAQKIGLPQQVLERAKEHIGVEKVEFDKMLNELEAEKNKFQTLNIELNAKEKRLNELSKEYEELKSYISDQKKQIINEAKKEAQNLLRDTNQRIEATIRSIKENKAEKEATRQARKDLDQLKESVRPAKARPTHNTQVEREEGEIRAGDAIRVKDTGTLGEVLQIKGNQAEILMGSLKSNIKLKRLEKVSRRSLKKVLPDNKSYSTPSLDITKKLVDFSTNLDIRGKRAEEALPTLESFVDDASMFGMEELRIIHGKGNGILREVVRDYLQRHNGVSQVQDEHVERGGAGVTIVKLR is encoded by the coding sequence TTGCTATACCCAAATAACCTTGAAAACAAAATTGGCTTTGATACGGTAAGAGAGCTGTTAAAAAGCCACTGTAGCAGTTCGCTGGGCACTGCTTATGTAGATAAAATGAAGTTTTCTGATGATTACACTCTCATCAGTAAGCTGTTGGCTCAGACTGAAGAGTTCAGGCAGATATTGTTGCAGGAAGAGAGCTTTCCTTCTTCTAACTATATTGATGTTAATGCTCATTTAAACAAGGCCAAAACTCCCGGCACTTTCCTTACCGAGGAAGAGTTTCATGATTTGCAGTTGTCATTGGATACGATTTTTCGTTGCCTTAAATTTTTTGAGGATGATGAAGAAAATGAATATCCCGAACTGAAAAAGCTTGGAGACTTTATCTCTTTGGATAAAAACCTCCTCAATAGCATACGCAAAATTATTGATGAAAAAGGGCATATGCGGAACAATGCCAGCAAAGAACTGCTGAACATCCGACGTATGCTCCAAAGCGAGCAGGTACGCCTGCGAAAAGTATTAGACCAGATTTTACGTCAGGCTCGTCAACAAGGCTATACTCCTGAAGACGCAAGCCTTACCGTGCGAGGAGGGCGTATGGTAATTCCTGTGCTGGCTGAGTATAAGCGTAAAATTAAAGGCTTCGTACATGATGAGTCTGCAACCGGGCAAACGGTATTTCTGGAACCTGCGGAGGTACTGGAGGTTAACAACGAAATTCGCGATCTGGAATATCAGGAACGGAGAGAAATTGTACGTATACTCATTAGCCTGACAGATGAGCTACGGCCCCATATCCGAGCCCTGCAAAGTGCCTATAACTTTTTGGGGATGATAGACTTCATCAGAGCCAAAGCCCGCTTTGCCCTTCGCTTTGATGCTTCATGCCCCATTCTGGAAAAGAAAAACCAACTGGAGTGGTATAATGCCCGACATTCGCTACTGCAGATGACTCTGGAGCAGCAGGGCAGAAAAATAGTCCCTCTCAATATTAGGTTAGATGCAGAGCAAAGAATTCTGATTATATCCGGCCCCAATGCCGGAGGTAAGTCTGTTTGCCTAAAGACTGTGGCTATGCTACAATATATGCTACAGTGCGGTATGCTCCTGCCAATGGATGACCACTCACGTGTAGGAATATTCAAAAGTATCTTTATTGATATAGGTGATGAGCAATCTCTGGAAAACGACCTGAGTACGTATAGTTCTCACTTAACCAATATGGAGCACTTCCTCAAGTTTACGGACAAACGTTCTCTCATACTCATAGATGAGTTTGGAACCGGTACGGAACCACAGTTTGGAGGAGCTATTGCTGAAGCCATACTGGAAAAGCTTAACGAACTTAGAGCTTATGGGGTAATTACAACCCATTATACTAACCTTAAGCAGTTTGCCAATGAAGCCAATGGAGTAATTAATGGCGCTATGCGTTTTGATTCAGACAAGCTGGAGCCACTTTTTCAGCTCGAGATCGGAAAGCCAGGAAGCTCCTTTGCACTGGAAATTGCTCAGAAAATTGGACTACCCCAGCAGGTGCTGGAAAGAGCCAAAGAGCATATAGGTGTGGAGAAAGTAGAATTTGATAAAATGCTAAACGAGTTAGAAGCTGAAAAGAATAAGTTTCAGACTCTGAACATAGAGCTTAATGCTAAAGAAAAACGCCTTAATGAGCTTTCTAAAGAGTATGAAGAATTAAAGTCTTATATCTCTGATCAGAAAAAGCAGATTATTAACGAAGCTAAAAAGGAAGCCCAAAATCTGTTGCGAGATACTAACCAACGTATTGAGGCAACTATACGCTCTATCAAAGAAAACAAAGCAGAAAAAGAGGCTACCCGTCAGGCTCGTAAAGATCTGGACCAGCTCAAAGAAAGTGTACGCCCAGCCAAAGCCAGGCCAACTCACAACACTCAGGTAGAGCGCGAAGAAGGGGAGATTAGAGCTGGTGATGCTATTCGTGTTAAAGATACCGGAACTTTAGGTGAGGTATTGCAAATCAAAGGAAACCAGGCTGAGATACTTATGGGCTCACTTAAGTCTAACATCAAGCTTAAGCGCCTGGAAAAAGTCTCTCGCAGATCATTGAAGAAGGTACTACCAGACAACAAAAGTTACTCTACTCCTAGTCTGGATATTACCAAAAAGCTGGTAGACTTTAGTACCAATCTGGATATCCGGGGTAAACGTGCCGAAGAAGCTTTACCTACTCTGGAAAGCTTTGTAGATGATGCGAGTATGTTTGGTATGGAGGAACTTAGAATTATTCACGGAAAAGGTAATGGTATACTACGAGAAGTAGTCAGAGATTACCTACAGCGACATAATGGTGTATCTCAGGTACAGGATGAGCATGTGGAACGTGGAGGTGCCGGGGTAACGATTGTAAAGCTGAGGTAA
- a CDS encoding ABC transporter ATP-binding protein: MQIKVSNLGKKFQREWVFRHIDTTFRQGESYVLIGPNGSGKSTLMLMLSGLLPPSEGNIQYFEGEQKVSEEHFYRYQSIVAPYEELIEEFTLQELLDFHFAFKTPRHNKTSSDIIKALYLERARHKYIKQFSSGMKQRLKLGLAFYSEGKILFLDEPCSNLDAQGIQWYQQEVKKVLPECIVIVGSNQAYEYEFVNHKLSIEHYK; this comes from the coding sequence ATGCAGATCAAGGTTAGCAATCTGGGTAAGAAGTTTCAACGTGAGTGGGTTTTTCGTCATATAGACACGACTTTCCGCCAAGGAGAGTCATATGTTTTGATAGGCCCAAATGGTAGTGGTAAATCTACCCTCATGTTGATGCTCAGTGGATTGCTTCCTCCTTCCGAAGGTAATATCCAATATTTTGAAGGCGAACAGAAAGTAAGTGAAGAGCACTTTTACCGTTACCAAAGCATAGTAGCACCCTATGAGGAACTGATAGAAGAATTTACTTTACAAGAGCTGCTGGATTTCCATTTTGCCTTTAAAACCCCTCGTCATAATAAAACCAGTTCTGACATCATTAAAGCATTATACCTGGAGCGTGCGCGCCATAAGTATATTAAGCAATTTTCATCTGGGATGAAGCAAAGGCTCAAGCTTGGGCTCGCATTTTACTCGGAGGGTAAAATTCTTTTTCTGGACGAACCTTGCTCTAACCTGGATGCTCAAGGCATACAGTGGTATCAGCAGGAGGTTAAAAAGGTGTTGCCAGAGTGCATAGTAATAGTGGGTTCTAACCAGGCTTATGAGTATGAGTTTGTAAACCATAAACTTAGTATAGAACACTATAAGTAG
- the lpxA gene encoding acyl-ACP--UDP-N-acetylglucosamine O-acyltransferase, which translates to MNQPLAYIHPEAKIANNVVIEPFSTIHKDVVIEEGTWIGSNVTIMEGARIGKNCKIFPGAVISAVPQDLKFAGEKTVAIIGDNTTIRECATINRGTIDKYKTEVGKNCLIMAYVHLGHDCTIGDNCILGNTTQLAGHVQIDDFAIFGGACAVQQFTKIGSHTYIGGGSLVRKDIPPYTKAAREPVSYVGINSIGLRRRGFTTESISEIQNIYRIIYLSGLNNSSALSEIEMRMAPSKERDEIIQFIQTSTRGIMKGPTE; encoded by the coding sequence ATGAATCAGCCTTTAGCATATATTCATCCTGAAGCTAAAATAGCAAACAACGTTGTTATAGAGCCTTTCAGCACTATCCATAAAGATGTGGTGATTGAGGAAGGAACCTGGATCGGTTCTAATGTTACCATTATGGAAGGTGCCAGAATTGGTAAAAACTGCAAAATATTTCCTGGTGCGGTTATTTCTGCCGTTCCTCAGGATCTTAAATTTGCCGGTGAAAAAACCGTAGCCATAATTGGAGATAATACAACTATACGTGAGTGTGCTACCATCAACCGAGGTACTATAGATAAGTACAAAACCGAAGTTGGTAAAAACTGCCTTATCATGGCATATGTCCACTTAGGACATGACTGTACGATAGGTGATAACTGCATACTGGGAAATACCACTCAGCTGGCCGGCCATGTGCAGATAGATGATTTCGCTATTTTTGGTGGGGCATGCGCCGTACAGCAGTTTACCAAAATTGGCTCGCATACTTATATCGGTGGGGGGTCCCTGGTAAGAAAAGATATTCCTCCTTATACCAAAGCTGCCCGTGAACCTGTCAGTTATGTTGGAATAAACTCTATAGGTTTGCGCCGCAGGGGCTTTACCACAGAGTCTATAAGCGAAATTCAGAATATTTATCGTATTATTTATTTGAGTGGACTTAATAACTCTTCAGCACTATCTGAGATTGAAATGCGAATGGCTCCCTCTAAAGAAAGAGACGAGATTATACAATTTATCCAGACCTCTACCCGGGGTATCATGAAGGGGCCTACTGAGTAA
- a CDS encoding bifunctional UDP-3-O-[3-hydroxymyristoyl] N-acetylglucosamine deacetylase/3-hydroxyacyl-ACP dehydratase, whose amino-acid sequence MKIRQHTIKKSITVSGVGLHTGVRANMTFLPAKPNHGIKFQRIDIEGHPIVDADVDNVVDLSRGTTIEQSGARINTVEHTLAALVGLEIDNVLIQLDGPEPPIMDGSSKMFVDALTEAGTEEQSALRDFYEVQEGIFHSEPDRNVEIAALPLDDYRLTVMIDYNSPVLGSQHASLNDITQFPKEISACRTFCFLHELEMLHQNNLIKGGDLNNAIVVVDRKVEAGELDHLAGLFNKPSVEVRGEGILNNVELRYKNEPARHKLLDMVGDLALVGRPIKAQILAARPGHAANVAFAKKLKKAMKASGNKAVPQYDPKLPPVLNINQVSQMLPHRYPFLMIDKIYYLDDTVVCGIKNVTMNEPFFEGHFPGNPVMPGVLQVEAMVQTGGILVLSTVPDPENYWTYFLAIESCRFRKMVLPGDVLTIKCELLAPIKRGIAKMRGEAYVGNTLVCEATMSASIVRKDS is encoded by the coding sequence ATGAAAATCAGACAACACACAATCAAAAAGTCTATCACTGTATCTGGCGTAGGTTTACATACCGGGGTTAGAGCAAATATGACTTTTCTACCTGCAAAACCTAATCACGGTATTAAGTTTCAGCGTATAGACATTGAAGGGCATCCGATAGTAGATGCTGATGTAGACAATGTGGTAGACCTCTCCCGAGGTACTACTATTGAGCAGAGCGGAGCCCGAATTAACACTGTAGAGCATACACTGGCAGCCCTGGTAGGCCTTGAAATAGACAATGTGCTGATACAACTAGACGGTCCGGAGCCCCCCATTATGGATGGTAGCTCTAAAATGTTTGTAGATGCGCTGACTGAAGCTGGTACCGAAGAACAAAGTGCCCTGCGCGACTTCTACGAAGTGCAGGAAGGAATATTCCATAGCGAGCCCGATCGTAATGTTGAAATAGCTGCTCTTCCATTAGATGACTATCGCCTTACCGTCATGATAGATTATAACTCTCCGGTATTAGGCAGCCAGCATGCGTCATTAAATGATATTACCCAGTTTCCAAAAGAAATTTCAGCTTGCCGAACTTTCTGCTTTTTGCATGAGTTGGAAATGCTTCACCAGAATAACCTGATTAAAGGTGGTGATCTTAATAATGCCATTGTGGTAGTAGATCGTAAAGTAGAAGCTGGCGAACTAGACCATCTGGCTGGTTTGTTTAACAAACCAAGTGTGGAAGTACGAGGCGAAGGTATACTCAACAATGTGGAGCTAAGGTACAAAAATGAACCTGCTCGCCATAAGTTGTTAGATATGGTAGGAGACCTTGCTTTGGTAGGGCGACCTATTAAGGCGCAGATACTAGCAGCTCGTCCTGGCCATGCTGCTAATGTCGCTTTTGCTAAAAAGCTTAAAAAAGCGATGAAGGCTAGCGGTAATAAAGCGGTGCCTCAGTATGATCCTAAGTTGCCTCCGGTGCTAAATATCAATCAGGTTAGCCAGATGCTTCCGCATAGGTACCCATTCCTGATGATAGATAAAATCTACTATCTGGATGATACCGTTGTTTGTGGCATAAAAAATGTTACGATGAATGAACCCTTCTTTGAGGGGCATTTTCCAGGTAACCCGGTAATGCCAGGCGTACTTCAGGTAGAAGCCATGGTGCAAACAGGTGGAATATTAGTGCTTAGCACTGTGCCTGATCCGGAAAATTACTGGACATACTTCTTAGCGATAGAAAGTTGCAGGTTTAGAAAAATGGTATTGCCGGGCGATGTACTTACCATCAAATGTGAACTTTTAGCTCCTATTAAGAGAGGTATAGCAAAAATGCGAGGAGAAGCCTATGTGGGCAATACTCTCGTCTGCGAAGCAACAATGTCGGCAAGTATCGTAAGAAAAGACTCATGA
- the lpxD gene encoding UDP-3-O-(3-hydroxymyristoyl)glucosamine N-acyltransferase, translating to MEFSIDYIASLLNGEVEGDGSIKINQLGKIEDAGSGAISFLSNPKYEPQIYNTHASAVIVNKSFQPKKEINTTLIRVEDPYLSFTTLLEEYHKLINFQKIGVEEPAFISDTAEVGKDIYRGAFSYVGANCKIGNNVKIYPNAYIGDNVQIGDHTIIHSGVKIYAGCIVGSHCVIHAGAVIGSDGFGFAPQADGSYKTIPQVGNVVIGHHVDIGANTTIDCATMESTKIGNGVKLDNLIQIAHNVEIGENTVIAAQAGVSGSTKIGKQCVLAGQVGVVGHIKIGDNSKVAAQSGIGKSLAAGSIEMGSPSFDRSKYLRVYASFKNLPDLVARIQQLEKKVLTLSGSEE from the coding sequence ATAGAATTTAGTATCGATTATATTGCAAGTTTGCTTAATGGGGAAGTAGAAGGTGATGGTTCTATCAAGATCAATCAGCTCGGTAAAATAGAAGACGCGGGCAGTGGAGCGATTTCTTTTTTATCTAACCCTAAGTACGAGCCTCAAATCTATAATACCCACGCAAGTGCTGTCATTGTCAACAAGAGTTTCCAGCCAAAAAAAGAAATCAATACCACTCTTATCCGGGTAGAAGATCCTTACTTAAGCTTTACTACTTTACTTGAAGAGTATCATAAGCTAATTAACTTTCAGAAAATTGGTGTAGAGGAGCCCGCATTTATTAGCGATACTGCGGAAGTTGGTAAAGATATATACAGAGGAGCTTTCTCTTACGTAGGTGCCAATTGTAAAATCGGGAACAATGTAAAAATTTACCCTAATGCCTATATCGGTGATAATGTCCAGATTGGAGACCATACCATTATTCATAGTGGAGTAAAAATTTATGCGGGCTGCATTGTAGGGTCACACTGTGTCATTCATGCAGGAGCAGTTATTGGTAGCGATGGCTTTGGTTTTGCGCCTCAGGCAGATGGCTCTTATAAAACTATACCTCAGGTGGGCAATGTAGTTATCGGGCATCATGTAGATATTGGAGCAAATACTACAATAGATTGTGCTACTATGGAGTCTACAAAGATAGGGAATGGTGTAAAGTTGGATAACCTGATACAGATAGCGCATAACGTAGAGATTGGAGAAAATACAGTAATCGCAGCGCAGGCCGGGGTTTCTGGTTCTACCAAAATTGGTAAGCAGTGCGTACTGGCAGGGCAGGTAGGAGTAGTAGGGCATATAAAAATAGGGGACAATAGCAAAGTAGCTGCACAGTCTGGCATAGGCAAGTCGTTGGCAGCAGGAAGTATAGAGATGGGTAGCCCCAGTTTTGACAGAAGCAAGTATTTACGTGTATACGCCTCTTTTAAGAACCTTCCCGATTTGGTTGCCCGTATTCAACAACTAGAGAAAAAAGTATTAACTTTGTCCGGAAGCGAGGAATAA